Proteins encoded together in one Micromonospora kangleipakensis window:
- a CDS encoding Pr6Pr family membrane protein, whose translation MSVRRRRLAVSFRLTIVISVLAGIVLTALGPATVAGLLPYFTIQSNVAVGLFAGYAAWRAWQDRPEPPTALKGAVTLYITITGVVYHLVLANPASPFAMVQPDRALGEALGNQFLHTIVPLLAVADWTLFDRRGRLRPRYAAWWLAFPLAYLGFALVRGLIVHRYPYPFIDAGQLGYPGVGLSSLFFAVAFWLLGLVFVGVDRGLARRGANRPAAVADEPAPVAAAPGPAAAPDLAAAPGPAAAPTARSESEETAAGQR comes from the coding sequence ATGAGCGTGCGGCGTCGACGGTTGGCGGTCAGCTTCCGCCTGACGATCGTGATCAGTGTGCTGGCCGGGATCGTGCTCACCGCGCTCGGCCCGGCCACGGTGGCCGGCCTGCTGCCGTACTTCACCATCCAGAGCAACGTGGCGGTCGGGCTCTTCGCCGGCTACGCCGCCTGGCGGGCCTGGCAGGACCGCCCCGAACCGCCCACGGCGCTCAAGGGCGCGGTGACCCTCTACATCACCATCACCGGCGTGGTCTACCACCTGGTGCTGGCCAACCCGGCCAGCCCGTTCGCGATGGTCCAGCCGGACCGCGCGCTCGGTGAGGCGCTGGGCAACCAGTTTCTGCACACCATCGTGCCGCTGCTCGCGGTCGCGGACTGGACGCTGTTCGACCGGCGCGGCCGGCTACGCCCGCGGTACGCGGCCTGGTGGCTCGCCTTCCCGCTGGCGTACCTCGGGTTCGCCCTGGTGCGCGGGCTGATCGTGCACCGCTACCCGTACCCGTTCATCGACGCCGGACAGCTCGGCTACCCCGGTGTCGGGCTCAGCTCGCTCTTCTTCGCGGTCGCGTTCTGGCTGCTCGGTCTGGTCTTCGTCGGCGTCGACCGGGGGCTGGCCCGGCGCGGCGCGAACCGCCCGGCGGCCGTCGCCGACGAACCGGCGCCGGTGGCCGCCGCGCCCGGCCCGGCCGCCGCCCCCGACCTGGCCGCCGCGCCCGGCCCGGCCGCCGCGCCCACCGCCCGGTCGGAGTCCGAGGAGACGGCCGCCGGGCAGCGGTGA